The following proteins are co-located in the Burkholderiales bacterium genome:
- a CDS encoding cytochrome bc complex cytochrome b subunit has product MNRLQSFIGWVDERFPLTSTWKQHLSEYYAPKNFNFWYFFGSLALVVLVLQILTGIFLTMHYKPDANQAFGSVEYIMRDVPWGWLIRYMHSTGASMFFVVVYLHMLRGLLYGSYRKPRELLWIIGMLIYLTLMAEAFFGYLLPWGQMSYWGAQVIVNLFAAIPWIGPDLAVWIRGDYVVSDATLNRFFAFHVIAIPLVLLALVFAHIIALHEVGSNNPDGIEIKKHTDASGRPLDGIPFHPYYTVKDIMGVVAFLIVFSLVMFFAPEMGGYFLEHNNFIPADPLKTPPHIAPVWYFTPFYSILRAVPPMFGSQFPGVLAMGLSVLILFLLPWLDRSPVKSIRYRGPIYKTALALFIVAFVVLGYLGTVPTNVWGQFGSWLGGAERATVVARIFTVVYFLFFVLMPWYTKIDPTKPEPQRVRW; this is encoded by the coding sequence ATGAACCGGCTGCAGAGCTTCATCGGCTGGGTGGACGAGCGCTTCCCGCTCACTTCGACCTGGAAACAGCATCTGTCCGAGTACTACGCGCCGAAGAACTTCAATTTCTGGTACTTCTTCGGCTCGCTCGCGCTGGTCGTGCTGGTGCTGCAGATCCTGACCGGCATTTTTCTCACGATGCACTACAAGCCGGACGCGAACCAAGCCTTCGGTTCGGTCGAGTACATCATGCGCGACGTGCCCTGGGGGTGGCTGATCCGCTACATGCACTCGACCGGTGCCTCCATGTTCTTTGTCGTGGTCTACCTGCACATGCTGCGCGGGCTGTTGTACGGCTCGTATCGCAAGCCGCGCGAGCTCCTGTGGATCATCGGCATGCTGATCTATCTCACGCTCATGGCCGAAGCGTTCTTCGGTTACCTGCTGCCATGGGGTCAGATGTCCTACTGGGGCGCGCAGGTGATCGTGAACCTGTTCGCCGCGATCCCGTGGATCGGGCCCGATCTCGCCGTGTGGATCAGGGGCGACTACGTCGTGTCGGACGCCACGCTGAACCGCTTCTTCGCCTTTCACGTGATCGCGATTCCCCTGGTGCTTCTTGCGCTGGTCTTCGCGCACATCATCGCCCTGCATGAAGTCGGATCGAACAATCCGGACGGCATCGAGATCAAGAAGCACACGGACGCTTCCGGCCGGCCGCTGGACGGGATCCCGTTCCATCCTTACTACACGGTGAAGGACATCATGGGGGTCGTGGCCTTTCTCATCGTGTTCTCGCTCGTCATGTTCTTCGCGCCCGAGATGGGCGGCTACTTCCTCGAGCACAACAACTTCATTCCCGCGGACCCGCTTAAGACGCCGCCGCATATCGCGCCGGTGTGGTACTTCACGCCCTTCTACTCGATCCTGCGCGCCGTGCCGCCGATGTTTGGATCGCAGTTCCCCGGCGTGCTGGCGATGGGCCTGTCGGTGCTGATCCTGTTCCTGCTGCCGTGGCTCGACCGCAGCCCGGTGAAATCAATCCGCTACCGCGGCCCGATCTACAAGACCGCGCTGGCGCTGTTTATCGTCGCGTTCGTGGTGCTGGGCTACCTCGGCACGGTGCCGACCAACGTATGGGGCCAGTTCGGCTCCTGGCTGGGAGGTGCCGAACGCGCCACGGTGGTGGCTCGCATCTTCACCGTGGTCTATTTCCTGTTCTTCGTGTTGATGCCCTGGTACACCAAGATCGACCCCACCAAGCCGGAACCGCAGAGGGTGAGATGGTGA
- a CDS encoding cytochrome c1: MVRLSVLLVLLLPAAVLAAEGDVKLQSANIDPTDAISIQRGARVFVNYCLNCHSAAYMRYNRLTDLGLSEQQIRDNLLFASEKVGDTMTVAMRRADAKAWFGVEPPDLSVIARARGADWLYTYLRTFYRDESRPTGWNNLVFPNVGMPHVLWELQGTQRREASTTAHQGRRVEEVRLVMETPGTLGAAQYDALVRDLVNYLVYMGEPARATRVQAGIVVLFFLAGLFVLTWLLKREYWKDVY, encoded by the coding sequence ATGGTGAGACTGTCCGTTCTCCTGGTTCTACTGCTTCCAGCCGCGGTCCTGGCCGCCGAAGGCGACGTGAAGCTGCAGTCGGCCAACATCGATCCGACCGACGCGATATCGATCCAGCGCGGAGCGCGCGTCTTCGTGAACTATTGCCTCAACTGCCATTCCGCGGCGTACATGCGCTACAACCGGTTGACCGACCTGGGACTGAGCGAACAGCAGATCAGGGACAACCTGCTGTTCGCGTCGGAGAAGGTCGGCGATACGATGACCGTGGCGATGCGCAGGGCCGATGCGAAGGCCTGGTTCGGGGTGGAACCGCCGGATCTCTCGGTGATCGCCCGCGCTCGAGGGGCCGACTGGCTCTATACGTATCTGCGCACCTTCTACCGTGACGAGTCGCGGCCGACCGGCTGGAACAATCTCGTCTTTCCGAACGTCGGGATGCCGCATGTCCTTTGGGAGCTGCAGGGCACCCAGCGCCGCGAAGCGAGCACTACCGCGCACCAAGGCCGCAGGGTCGAGGAGGTACGCCTGGTGATGGAGACGCCCGGCACGCTCGGTGCGGCCCAGTACGATGCGCTGGTGCGCGACCTCGTGAACTACCTGGTGTACATGGGCGAACCGGCGCGCGCCACGCGGGTTCAGGCTGGCATCGTCGTGCTGTTCTTCCTGGCCGGCCTGTTCGTGCTGACCTGGCTGCTCAAGCGCGAATACTGGAAAGACGTGTACTAG
- a CDS encoding glutathione S-transferase N-terminal domain-containing protein has product MMTLYSGTTCPFSQRCRIVLYEKGMDFQIIDIDLHNKPEDLAVMNPYNRTPVLVERDLILYESNIINEYIDDRFPHPQLMPADPVMRARARLFLFRFENELFSHVDAIESGTQKQADKARQIIRDNLTQIAPVFTKQKYMLGEEYSMLDVAIAPLLWRLDFYGIQLPKQAAPLMKYAERLFSRPAFIEALTPSEKVMRK; this is encoded by the coding sequence ATGATGACCCTGTATTCCGGCACCACCTGCCCGTTCAGCCAGCGCTGCCGCATCGTGCTCTACGAGAAGGGCATGGATTTCCAGATCATCGACATCGACCTCCACAACAAGCCGGAAGATCTGGCGGTCATGAACCCCTACAACCGCACCCCGGTGCTGGTGGAGCGCGATCTGATTCTCTACGAATCGAACATCATCAACGAGTACATCGACGATCGCTTTCCCCACCCGCAGCTCATGCCGGCTGATCCGGTGATGCGCGCGCGGGCGCGGCTGTTTCTGTTCCGGTTCGAAAACGAGCTGTTCTCCCACGTGGATGCCATCGAAAGCGGCACCCAGAAGCAGGCGGACAAGGCGCGCCAGATCATCCGCGACAACCTGACGCAGATCGCGCCGGTCTTCACCAAGCAGAAGTACATGCTGGGCGAGGAGTACTCGATGCTCGACGTGGCGATCGCGCCGCTGCTCTGGCGCCTGGACTTCTACGGCATCCAGCTGCCCAAGCAGGCCGCGCCGCTCATGAAATACGCCGAGCGTCTGTTCTCCCGTCCGGCTTTCATCGAAGCCCTGACACCGTCGGAAAAGGTGATGCGCAAGTGA
- a CDS encoding ClpXP protease specificity-enhancing factor, translated as MKATSTTPYLIRAIHEWCCDNGYTPYIAVRVDEHTRVPKEYVRNGEIVLNIGPDATRNLKIGNDLIQFSARFAGVSRELSIPVSAVSGIFAKETGQGLAFQPVPATQSAGTGKPPLRPDVSGGDRTPPAGGRPKLQIIK; from the coding sequence GTGAAGGCCACGTCGACCACCCCCTATCTGATCCGCGCGATCCACGAATGGTGCTGCGACAACGGTTACACGCCCTACATCGCGGTGCGGGTCGATGAGCACACGCGCGTGCCCAAGGAGTACGTGCGCAACGGCGAAATCGTACTCAACATCGGTCCGGACGCCACGCGCAATCTCAAGATCGGCAACGACCTGATCCAGTTCTCGGCGCGCTTCGCGGGCGTCTCGCGCGAGCTGTCGATCCCCGTGTCCGCAGTGAGCGGAATCTTCGCCAAGGAGACGGGGCAGGGACTGGCCTTCCAGCCGGTCCCGGCGACTCAGAGCGCAGGGACGGGCAAGCCACCGCTGCGCCCGGATGTATCCGGAGGCGATCGGACACCGCCTGCCGGCGGCCGGCCCAAGCTCCAGATCATCAAGTAG
- the sucC gene encoding ADP-forming succinate--CoA ligase subunit beta, with the protein MKIHEYQAKEVLRGFGVATPRGFPCFSVEEAVSAAARLGGAIWVVKAQIHAGGRGKGGGVRIARSVEEVRSHASALLGMRLVTHQTGPDGQTVRRLLVEEGADIRKEFYLGIVVDRVSQRVCVMASSEGGVDIEQVAAQAPDKIHKVCCDPQSGLTDAEAEGLALKIGVPTASLASARAIFKALYRAFWDTDASLAEINPLVLTASGALVALDAKMNFDDNALFRHPEIEALRDFDEEDPLEVEASRHGLSYVSLDGDIGCLVNGAGLAMATMDAIKLFGGEPANFLDVGGGATTEKVTEAFKIMLRNARLRAILVNIFGGIMKCDVIAAGIVEAAHQVKLSVPLVVRMKGTNEDLGRAILARSGLPIISADNMAEAARKVVAAAGGAR; encoded by the coding sequence ATGAAGATTCACGAATATCAGGCCAAGGAAGTCTTGCGCGGTTTCGGCGTGGCCACACCTCGCGGGTTTCCCTGTTTCTCTGTCGAGGAAGCGGTCAGCGCAGCCGCACGGCTTGGCGGGGCGATCTGGGTCGTCAAGGCGCAGATCCATGCCGGCGGCCGCGGCAAGGGCGGGGGAGTGAGGATCGCCCGGTCGGTCGAAGAAGTCCGGTCCCACGCTTCGGCCCTGCTCGGAATGCGGCTCGTGACGCACCAGACCGGGCCCGATGGGCAAACGGTGCGCAGGCTGCTCGTGGAAGAAGGTGCCGACATCCGAAAGGAGTTCTACCTCGGGATCGTGGTCGATCGCGTGTCGCAGCGCGTTTGCGTGATGGCCTCCTCCGAAGGCGGCGTGGACATCGAGCAGGTGGCCGCCCAGGCGCCGGACAAGATCCACAAGGTCTGCTGTGACCCGCAGAGCGGACTGACGGATGCGGAAGCCGAGGGCCTGGCATTGAAGATCGGCGTGCCGACCGCCTCGCTCGCCTCGGCCCGCGCCATCTTCAAGGCGCTTTATCGGGCGTTCTGGGATACCGATGCATCGCTCGCCGAAATCAACCCGTTGGTCCTCACCGCATCGGGGGCGCTGGTCGCGCTAGACGCGAAGATGAACTTCGACGACAACGCGCTCTTTCGCCATCCGGAGATCGAGGCTTTGCGCGATTTCGACGAAGAAGACCCGCTGGAGGTCGAGGCCTCGCGGCACGGCTTGTCGTATGTCTCGCTCGACGGCGATATTGGCTGCCTGGTCAACGGCGCGGGACTGGCCATGGCGACCATGGACGCGATCAAACTCTTCGGCGGCGAGCCTGCCAACTTTCTGGACGTAGGGGGCGGCGCGACCACCGAGAAGGTGACCGAAGCGTTCAAGATCATGCTGCGCAACGCGCGACTGCGCGCGATTCTGGTCAACATCTTCGGAGGCATCATGAAATGCGACGTGATCGCCGCCGGCATCGTCGAAGCGGCGCACCAGGTCAAGCTTTCCGTTCCGCTGGTCGTGCGCATGAAAGGCACGAACGAAGATCTGGGCAGGGCGATCCTGGCGCGGTCCGGGCTGCCGATCATCTCCGCCGACAACATGGCTGAAGCGGCCCGCAAGGTGGTGGCCGCGGCCGGAGGCGCGCGTTGA
- the sucD gene encoding succinate--CoA ligase subunit alpha has protein sequence MAILVGKDTRVITQGITGKTGQFHTRACREYANGKRCFVAGVNPGKAGQSFEGIPIFATVREARAATGATASVIYVPPAAAAGAIWEAVEADLDLVVCITEGIPVRDMIEVRDRMRKQDRKTLLVGPNCPGLITPEEIKIGIMPGHIHRRGSIGVVSRSGTLTYEAVAQITEVGLGQSTAVGIGGDPVNGLKHLDVLKLFNEDPATEAVIMIGEIGGSDEETAARWAKDHMRKPIVGFIAGVTAPPGKRMGHAGAIISGGKGTAAEKLAVMEECGIKVTRNPAEMGKVLKSVLR, from the coding sequence ATGGCGATCCTGGTCGGCAAGGACACGCGGGTCATCACCCAGGGCATCACCGGTAAGACCGGGCAGTTCCACACGCGCGCCTGTCGGGAGTACGCCAACGGAAAGCGCTGCTTCGTCGCCGGCGTCAATCCCGGCAAGGCGGGACAGAGCTTCGAGGGCATTCCGATCTTTGCCACGGTGCGGGAGGCAAGAGCCGCCACCGGGGCGACGGCGTCGGTGATCTATGTTCCACCGGCGGCCGCTGCGGGAGCGATCTGGGAGGCGGTCGAAGCCGATCTGGACCTCGTTGTGTGCATCACCGAGGGCATCCCGGTGCGCGACATGATCGAGGTGCGCGACCGCATGAGAAAGCAGGATCGCAAGACGCTGCTGGTCGGCCCGAATTGCCCGGGCCTCATCACGCCCGAGGAGATCAAGATCGGCATCATGCCCGGTCACATTCACCGCCGGGGCTCGATCGGCGTGGTGTCGCGCTCGGGCACGCTCACCTATGAGGCGGTGGCGCAGATCACCGAGGTCGGTCTCGGTCAGTCCACCGCGGTCGGTATCGGCGGAGACCCGGTGAATGGCTTGAAGCACCTCGATGTGCTCAAGCTCTTCAACGAGGATCCGGCCACCGAAGCGGTCATCATGATCGGCGAGATCGGCGGCTCGGACGAAGAGACCGCCGCGCGCTGGGCCAAGGACCACATGCGCAAGCCGATCGTGGGGTTCATCGCGGGCGTCACGGCGCCTCCCGGCAAGCGTATGGGCCACGCCGGAGCCATTATCTCCGGTGGCAAGGGCACTGCCGCGGAGAAGCTCGCCGTCATGGAGGAATGCGGCATCAAGGTCACGCGCAATCCGGCGGAGATGGGAAAAGTGCTGAAATCCGTGCTGCGCTGA
- a CDS encoding TerC family protein, with the protein MHEPLTFDPGNPQFWIAVAQIILVDIVLSGDNAVVIALACRNLPERQRRLGVFWGVGGAIALRVTLTFFAVSLLALPYVKLVGAALLFWIGVKLLLPDDEDNGHEIAPASNLLGAIRTIIVADFVMSLDNVLAVAAAARGSLFLLIFGLALSIPLMVWASQLILRLMDRYPAIILLGGALLGWIAASMAISDPLVKSPLEPYKAWLSWAAPAAGALLVVVVAKGIAARRPVPEKKIVDLAESESQNTEG; encoded by the coding sequence ATGCACGAACCCTTGACGTTCGACCCGGGCAATCCGCAGTTCTGGATCGCCGTGGCCCAGATCATCCTCGTCGACATCGTACTGTCGGGCGACAACGCGGTGGTCATCGCGCTGGCCTGCCGCAACCTGCCCGAGAGGCAGCGCAGGCTCGGCGTATTCTGGGGCGTGGGCGGGGCGATCGCGTTGCGGGTGACGCTGACCTTCTTCGCGGTGAGCTTGCTTGCGCTGCCCTATGTCAAGCTGGTCGGCGCCGCGCTGCTGTTCTGGATCGGCGTCAAGCTCCTGCTGCCGGACGACGAGGACAACGGGCACGAAATCGCGCCCGCGTCAAACCTGCTGGGGGCGATCCGCACCATCATCGTCGCCGATTTCGTCATGAGTCTGGACAATGTGCTGGCGGTGGCTGCGGCCGCGCGAGGCAGCCTGTTTCTGCTCATCTTCGGTCTGGCCCTTTCCATCCCGCTCATGGTCTGGGCCAGCCAGTTGATCCTTCGGCTGATGGATCGCTACCCGGCAATCATCCTGCTGGGTGGCGCATTGCTCGGCTGGATCGCTGCTTCCATGGCCATCAGTGATCCCCTGGTGAAGAGTCCGTTGGAGCCGTACAAAGCCTGGCTGTCGTGGGCGGCGCCGGCGGCCGGTGCGCTGCTCGTCGTCGTGGTCGCCAAGGGGATCGCCGCGCGCCGGCCCGTCCCCGAGAAGAAGATCGTTGATCTCGCGGAAAGCGAGTCGCAGAACACGGAGGGGTAG
- a CDS encoding universal stress protein produces the protein MLKILLPVDGSENSLRAVRHVIAHRDWYRDAPEIHVLNVQLPVASGAVKMFISQSQLNDYYRDEALAVLKQARDELDQAGLAYRHHIGVGELGATIAEFAKRLGCDLVVMGTHGRGAFTGALLGSVAAKVIHLSPVPVLLVK, from the coding sequence ATGCTCAAGATCCTGTTGCCGGTGGACGGCTCGGAGAACTCGCTGCGCGCCGTGCGCCATGTGATTGCACACAGGGACTGGTACCGGGACGCTCCCGAAATCCATGTGCTCAACGTTCAGCTTCCGGTCGCTTCTGGCGCCGTGAAGATGTTCATTTCGCAGAGTCAGCTCAACGACTACTATCGCGACGAAGCCTTGGCGGTGCTGAAGCAGGCCCGCGACGAGCTGGATCAGGCCGGTCTTGCCTATCGGCACCACATTGGCGTGGGAGAGCTCGGTGCCACGATCGCCGAGTTCGCGAAGCGCTTGGGTTGCGATCTCGTCGTCATGGGAACCCATGGTCGAGGCGCTTTCACCGGTGCGCTGCTCGGCTCGGTGGCAGCCAAGGTCATCCATCTTTCCCCGGTTCCGGTCTTGCTCGTCAAGTAA
- a CDS encoding cysteine-rich CWC family protein translates to MAETSEQDRCAQCGREFRCGMHGLHPCWCATGFAPLAQADPNLPGCLCPECLARRLAAARGAIT, encoded by the coding sequence ATGGCTGAAACCAGCGAACAGGACCGGTGCGCGCAGTGCGGCCGCGAATTCCGTTGCGGGATGCACGGCTTGCACCCCTGCTGGTGCGCCACGGGCTTTGCGCCCCTCGCGCAAGCAGACCCGAATCTCCCCGGGTGTCTCTGCCCCGAGTGTCTGGCACGCAGGCTCGCCGCGGCGCGCGGCGCGATTACTTGA
- a CDS encoding TMEM165/GDT1 family protein has product MEAFLTSTVLVGVAEIGDKTQLLSFVLSARLRRPWPILSGILCATLLNHALAAWAGALIAQWLPPFALAWLVGLSFIAFGLWALRPDTQSDAPTLQGAGAFSTAFVAFFLVEMGDKTQLATVALAARFDALMAVVVGTTLGMIIANAPAVWLGEHLAHKIPMRSVRILASILFVALGSLTLLSGALSHG; this is encoded by the coding sequence ATGGAAGCCTTCCTGACCTCGACCGTGCTGGTCGGCGTGGCCGAGATCGGCGACAAGACCCAGCTCCTCTCCTTTGTCCTCTCCGCGCGGCTGCGCCGTCCCTGGCCGATCCTGAGCGGCATCCTGTGCGCGACGCTGCTCAATCACGCGCTTGCCGCCTGGGCCGGGGCACTGATCGCCCAGTGGCTGCCGCCGTTCGCGCTCGCCTGGCTCGTGGGGCTGTCGTTCATCGCCTTCGGTCTCTGGGCCCTGCGCCCGGATACGCAAAGCGATGCACCGACGCTGCAGGGTGCAGGCGCTTTCTCGACCGCCTTCGTGGCCTTCTTCCTCGTCGAGATGGGCGACAAGACCCAGCTCGCCACCGTTGCACTTGCCGCACGCTTCGACGCGTTGATGGCGGTGGTGGTCGGCACCACCCTGGGCATGATCATCGCCAACGCACCCGCGGTGTGGCTCGGCGAGCACCTGGCGCACAAGATCCCGATGCGCTCGGTGCGAATCCTCGCCTCGATCCTGTTTGTCGCGCTCGGCTCGCTCACCCTTCTGAGCGGCGCCCTCTCGCATGGCTGA
- a CDS encoding zinc-dependent alcohol dehydrogenase family protein, producing the protein MYGMQLRCPGQPLERLERAVPEPGVGQVLVRVRACGVCRTDLHLVDGELTGGTLPMIPGHEIVGTVAAVGAGVERFREGDRVGVPWLGWSCGSCRYCRRGQENLCDHARFTGFHIEGGYAEYALADARYCFPLPAQFDDLHAAPLLCAGLIGYRALAKAGDARRLGIYGFGAAAHIVAQLARHEGREVYAFTRPGDRAAQQFARELGAAWAGDSAQHPPEPLDAAIIFAPVGALVPAALRATAKGGRVICAGIHMSEIPAFPYDILWGERDLASVANLTRADGEAFLRIAPRAGVHTEIEPLPLVQANEALSRLRRGEVRGAFVLIP; encoded by the coding sequence ATGTACGGTATGCAGCTGAGATGCCCGGGACAGCCGCTCGAGCGGCTGGAACGTGCCGTTCCGGAGCCGGGCGTTGGTCAGGTCCTGGTCAGGGTGCGCGCCTGTGGCGTATGCCGCACCGACCTGCACCTGGTCGACGGCGAGCTGACCGGGGGCACGCTGCCCATGATCCCGGGTCACGAAATCGTCGGGACGGTGGCGGCCGTGGGCGCGGGCGTGGAGCGCTTCCGCGAGGGCGATCGCGTTGGCGTGCCGTGGCTGGGCTGGAGCTGCGGGAGTTGCCGCTACTGCAGGCGCGGGCAGGAAAACCTGTGCGACCATGCACGGTTCACCGGATTTCACATCGAAGGCGGCTACGCCGAGTATGCGCTTGCGGATGCCCGTTACTGTTTCCCCCTACCAGCGCAGTTCGACGATCTGCATGCCGCACCACTGCTGTGTGCCGGACTGATCGGGTACCGAGCGCTCGCCAAGGCGGGCGACGCCCGGCGCCTCGGGATCTACGGGTTCGGTGCGGCGGCGCACATCGTGGCGCAACTGGCCCGCCACGAGGGCAGGGAGGTGTACGCGTTCACCCGTCCCGGCGACCGCGCTGCTCAGCAATTCGCCCGCGAGCTGGGCGCGGCATGGGCGGGCGATTCGGCGCAGCACCCCCCGGAACCGCTCGATGCCGCAATCATTTTCGCTCCTGTCGGAGCGCTGGTGCCGGCGGCGCTGCGTGCTACGGCGAAAGGGGGTCGAGTGATCTGTGCCGGCATCCACATGAGCGAGATCCCCGCGTTTCCCTACGATATCCTGTGGGGTGAACGGGATCTGGCTTCGGTGGCGAATCTCACACGCGCGGACGGCGAGGCGTTTCTGCGCATTGCACCGCGCGCAGGCGTGCACACGGAAATCGAGCCTCTGCCGCTTGTACAGGCCAACGAAGCATTGAGCAGGCTGCGGCGCGGCGAGGTCCGCGGCGCTTTCGTCCTGATTCCGTAG
- a CDS encoding serine/threonine-protein kinase — MSEALPARIGKYPVVRELARGATSRVYLGRDPFANRDVAIKVVRAEPEADTDTRRRFDRAFLNEAALVGRLMHPHIMQIYDADATDEYSYIVMEYVEGPTLEHYCDISRLMPIERVVEIAFKCSLALDFAQRHGVIHRDIKPANILLGPGNEIKISDFGAAKLDSAEHTLLQGIGSPAYMSPEQVLERELTPQTDIYSLGVVMYQLLTGRLPFVASNKASLLYQIVHIDAAPPSLHRADLPPALDDMVRKAMAKDLKQRFQSWAEFSRALTRTYRHLELPADAIGETEKFNTIRSLAFFRDLRDIEIWEILRLGAWRRHPPEKTVITEGDVGESFYVIVEGECRVTKAGKLLDTLRSGDCFGELLYFEETRARRVTTITASSGLTVIEIKAQAVRQASDGLQKQINKAFLRILIDRLTWANSRLSARND, encoded by the coding sequence ATGAGCGAGGCCCTTCCCGCCCGCATCGGCAAGTATCCCGTCGTCAGGGAACTCGCCCGGGGAGCTACCTCGCGCGTGTACCTCGGACGCGATCCCTTCGCCAACCGCGACGTGGCGATCAAGGTCGTCCGCGCGGAACCGGAAGCCGACACCGATACGCGCCGGCGCTTCGACCGGGCGTTCCTCAACGAGGCGGCCTTGGTGGGCAGGCTGATGCATCCGCACATCATGCAGATCTACGACGCGGATGCCACCGACGAGTACAGCTACATCGTCATGGAGTACGTCGAGGGCCCCACGCTCGAACACTACTGCGACATCTCGCGCCTGATGCCGATCGAGCGCGTCGTCGAAATCGCCTTCAAATGCAGCCTGGCGCTGGATTTCGCGCAACGCCACGGAGTGATTCATCGGGACATCAAGCCGGCCAACATCCTGCTCGGGCCGGGCAACGAGATCAAGATCAGCGATTTCGGCGCGGCCAAGCTCGACTCGGCCGAGCACACCCTGCTGCAGGGAATCGGGTCGCCGGCCTACATGTCGCCCGAGCAGGTGCTGGAAAGAGAGCTGACACCGCAGACCGACATCTACTCGCTGGGCGTGGTGATGTACCAGCTGCTCACCGGCAGGCTGCCGTTCGTGGCCTCGAACAAGGCCAGCCTTCTGTACCAGATCGTGCACATCGACGCGGCGCCCCCTTCGCTGCACCGGGCGGATCTTCCCCCCGCACTGGATGACATGGTGAGGAAGGCGATGGCTAAGGACCTGAAGCAGCGCTTCCAGTCCTGGGCCGAATTCTCCCGTGCGCTGACCCGGACCTACCGTCATCTCGAGCTGCCGGCCGATGCGATCGGCGAGACCGAGAAGTTCAACACAATCAGGTCGCTCGCTTTCTTCCGCGACCTGCGCGACATCGAGATCTGGGAGATCCTTCGCCTCGGCGCATGGCGGCGGCATCCACCGGAGAAGACGGTCATCACCGAAGGCGATGTCGGCGAGAGTTTCTACGTGATCGTCGAAGGCGAATGCCGGGTCACCAAGGCCGGCAAGCTGCTCGACACGCTGCGCAGCGGAGATTGTTTCGGGGAGCTGCTCTACTTCGAGGAGACGCGGGCGCGCCGGGTGACCACCATCACCGCCTCCAGCGGCCTCACCGTCATCGAGATCAAGGCGCAGGCGGTGCGGCAGGCTTCCGATGGACTGCAGAAGCAGATCAACAAGGCTTTCCTGCGCATCCTGATCGACCGGCTGACCTGGGCCAACAGCCGGTTGTCCGCCAGGAACGACTGA
- a CDS encoding glutathione S-transferase N-terminal domain-containing protein: MIDLYTWSTPNGRKVSIMLEELGLAYTVHPVDIGKGEQFRPEFVAISPNSKIPAIVDSEGPEGRPFSLFESGAILIYLAEKAGRLLPASATGRYQALQWLMFQMGGIGPMFGQVHHFLRAAPAPVPYAIERYIKETRRLYGVLNRHLASSEFLAPEYSIADIATFPWVARHEWHKVDLGDFPHVKRWFEAIGARTAVQRGMKIPSLK, from the coding sequence TTGATCGATCTGTACACCTGGAGCACGCCCAACGGGCGCAAGGTGTCCATCATGCTCGAGGAGCTGGGGCTTGCCTACACGGTGCATCCGGTCGACATCGGCAAAGGCGAACAGTTCAGGCCCGAGTTCGTCGCCATCAGCCCCAACAGCAAGATCCCGGCGATCGTCGACAGCGAAGGACCGGAGGGCAGACCGTTCTCGTTGTTCGAGTCGGGTGCGATCCTGATCTACCTCGCCGAGAAAGCCGGCCGGCTGCTGCCCGCCTCCGCCACGGGGCGCTACCAGGCGTTGCAGTGGTTGATGTTTCAGATGGGCGGGATCGGCCCGATGTTCGGCCAGGTGCATCATTTCCTGCGCGCGGCGCCCGCGCCCGTGCCTTATGCCATCGAACGCTACATCAAGGAGACGCGGCGGCTCTATGGCGTGCTCAACCGGCATCTGGCCAGCAGCGAATTCCTGGCACCGGAATACTCGATCGCCGACATCGCGACCTTCCCCTGGGTGGCGCGCCACGAGTGGCACAAGGTCGATCTCGGCGATTTTCCCCACGTAAAGCGCTGGTTCGAAGCGATCGGCGCCCGCACTGCGGTCCAGCGCGGGATGAAGATCCCTTCCCTGAAGTAG
- a CDS encoding DUF2905 domain-containing protein — translation MLKWLLTILLAVLVLGAFTPWLRRLGVRRMPGDVEIERAGRRYFFPFGSTLLFSLVAILIYWTLR, via the coding sequence TTGCTCAAATGGTTGTTGACGATACTGCTCGCGGTGCTGGTGTTGGGCGCGTTTACACCCTGGCTGAGGCGGCTGGGCGTCAGGCGTATGCCGGGTGATGTCGAAATCGAGCGCGCCGGACGCCGCTACTTCTTCCCGTTCGGATCCACGCTGTTGTTCTCGCTCGTCGCGATCCTGATCTACTGGACGCTGCGCTAG